Genomic window (Tripterygium wilfordii isolate XIE 37 chromosome 11, ASM1340144v1, whole genome shotgun sequence):
ataagggtaagatgagaaaaatggatgaaattagttttaattaatggaAATGGGCAAttcattttgggacatcccaaaaagTAATAGAGAACAATTAAAATAGGACGGAGGGAGTACTAAGAAAGTAATTATTGTTAGAAGACTTCTTTCCTttaaaaatgaaggaaaatgatAATGAATGATCTTAGGGCACTCGATAAGgatgaaaaaaagaagtgtATTGAAtctgaaaatatatttattttaaatttaaaaaaaattaagagagtATTCATGATACCCGTTATCAATATCAAAATACATATTGTGATATGTTGTTGTAGCTAATCCTTAACAAAGCGTCCTTAAGACGACACCCGTTATCaatatccaaaaataaataacgTATCTCGTATTACAGTTGTAATGCCATAAATATTCACAAGCCTAAAACCTCCTATACAATACAATATAGATGTGAAAGGTATATATTGAAATCTCTACACTAAAATTTATACATGTTAATTTATCTACATTATttgttgtggttttgttatgCTTATTATATAATGAAATTTATCTACAGTgcttataatatataataaccataacaaaaccacaataGATGATACAAATAAATGTAgtgcaaataaatttcaatatatactaaccaTAATAAAACTACAACAGATAATGCATATAAATTAATGCAAATAAGTTTAGTGCAGAATTGTATCTATACGATTCACAACTCCGATGTGTAAACTTTGAGTCTTGATTTGACATTTAAAATATTCGAATctctaaaaatatattagatgTAATTCTATGGATCTTAGAGTCTTGTTTTGAATGCCTTGAAAATCGTCTCAATTGGAGCTATAATAAGTGAGTTATGACTATCTGAACACACTAAAGTCAATAACACAGTTCTGATGCGCAAACTTTGAGCCTTGATTTGACATCTAAAATATTTGAATCTCTAAATATGTATTAGATACAATTATGTGGGTTTCAGAGTATTCTTTCgaacatcataaaaattatcttaatcaaaactcaaacgagtgagttagcCATCTGAACACATTGATATCAGAAATACATCTCTGATATGCAAACTTTGAGCCTTGATTTAACttttaaaatgtttgaatctCCATAAATGTATTAGACATAATTCTTTGGGTATTCGAGTCCTCTTTCGAATGCCATAAAAATCATCTCAATCAGAGCTCACAAGTGAGTTATGACTGTCTGATCACACTAACGTCAAAAAGATATTTGATCGTTAAAATTTGGAAGTAAAATAAAGATTGAGGGTACTTTggttaataaaaaaagatattctAAATAATTTGTTCCCAATGGAATAAATCTTATCTGCTTGTAAACTATttgttataaaattaaaatggaTCTATTGGAATAGAAGTTTGTTTTGAGGCATTAAAACATTTATATAGCAAAGCAAAGTTAAATTATGTCAACAAATATATTCTTACTCAAATTAATCCAAGTTTAGTTATTCTATTGAATTGAATTAAACCTACGAATTAACTTAACTCATTAACATAGaataacataataaaaaatattgccAATCATAAAAGTATTCATTTGACCATATTTTTGGAGAATATAGAAGAGCCCGAGTCAATAAATGACACATTTGAATTTTACACGAGTGGAGGATCATTATTCCTACTAAAAGAGACTATACTGTCTATACCAcgcaaaatatatatttatatattataaacCATTTACACTAAAATCTAAGCTTCTAAAAATGAGTATTTATTTTTGTGGATGCAGAAATCGAGCTTTCTTACCTTCACATTTCAGTCCAACTAAGGTATTGTGCGCTTTGAACCCTTCTCGAACCCGCAATATTATCTGAAAAATATTCTTATAGCAAAGCAGGCACCACATTAAAGTCATTATTCTATGTACTGGTAGCCATTACCAATGCGCTCCATGTTGCAATAGATAAGGGCGTATAAAATTTTGTGCTCGAGATGGACTTAATTACTGTAGTTATGTACACTTCATTCAACAAGCCAAATTGTTAATGCACACATTGGGGGTGATTTTTTGTCAGTAGGTGCGACGAGATCAGAAAAGTTCGGCAACTCACACTCTCGCCCATTTATCAAAAAACATATGTGGTTTAGGAGTTTGGATACATAAATACCCGGTGAAAATTCACTCTCTAGTGGAGAAAGAATCTATCCAAAGCTGTAACATTTTTTATcaatgaaaattatttcttactaaaaaaaatggaagtaaTTAAGTTATAAATAATCTATAATCCCATTATATTTCACACTTATTTTTGATGATTATGTGATAGTGTTGGTTTTCCACATTAATTATTTTGACCAAAAACTATTGGATTCTCTCTAAAAATATCATTAATCAAAAGACAAAAGCGCTTACTGATCATGCATGAAAGTGGATGGATATTGGTGGTAAtcaaaactaattaattaatgtagTATTAGTTAATTAAGTACAACACCAAcaactacaaaaaaaaagtattaattAGGCCCAATCCCTAATAGAATCATTAGGGACTGTTTAAGAGATAAGTACAATAGTCTACTCTTGAAGTCAATGAGGGCTATATTAATATGgacaatataatatttaattcatCCAAATGtcaaatactaaaaatattcATTACTTCCTTGAAGTCAATACTATTCTAATTTATTATTAGCATGCCATTTACTTAAATCATTTTTAATTAGAATGAATTATCTACtacaatattttaataaaatgcataaaaattaaattatattcaTTATtgtaaagaataaaataattaattaattaaggcaCTGTCAACTCCACATTCAGTTAGGGAAAAGGCAGTAGTACTCCAAATTAATCTTATTTGGTCTGGTTGATGACTGATAGCCTCATTTATTGTGCAAATTAATTACTATTGATTGTAGGTCCTTCCAACTAGGAAGTCCAAGCATTGTTCATACAATATAGCTGATAAATAGTGAcataattcttttttatttattgaccATAGTtaactaaattaattattttattgataatttGTCATTATCAGTCTCTGACGGTGTACATACAAGACAAGTTTTCAACAAAGCATTCtttaaaaaagggaaaattcTAGCCCGataccacttgtgaaacttttgaacACTTAAATtcagtccaaaaaactttatcccccAAGGTATCACTAGTATACTAATTACCTTCTTACCCTTGTCTTCTTCCTCTCACAATAACtacatttctcttctctttctctctcctatctcCTTACTGTTGTCGATTGGTATCCAACCTAAACTGAAACTCACATCACCATTTGGACTCCCTTCACTGAGATGCACAATGCCCAaccatatttggaccaaaacgaccaccaaaaaaagagatgagagagaaaacaaatgtaattataagagagagaatgcaatgtgagagagaaagatgcaaaaatgagagagatgtagtagagagaagatgtagtgagatgaaagagagatgtagcatagagagaaagtaacaagagagagaaaccaTATTAGATTTAAACCATTtggaaaaaatgacaaaaaagaaactagataaaatttaaatgatttaaataattataaaaaaatacaaaaaatggacttatgagtgataaagttttttggagttgACCTAGATATCCAACAATTTTGAAATTGGTATTAATTTGTTATTTTCtattaaaaacaaagaaataagatAATACAATCGCTTTAAGAAGTGCCCAATGAAGTATGAACGAGCTTGATTAAGAAAATTTAATAATGAATTGGTCTTCAACAAGAGGTATGAATTTGGTCTTATTTATGAAGAAGCAAATTGTGCTACGAAGTAGCATGCATTTGACACTAATATTTGgttgattataattttttttaagtcaatTATTTGactatattattaattttattgcgtctcataattcatttttttttttcatttagctCTTGGTGCAATATGAAAGGCAAGAAGCCTATGAAACATTGGATATGCTACCCCTCAATATAAAATGTTGATTTTCTCTAATAGATTAAACTTTAGGGGAATTTCACAATAAATTAAGTTAACCCAAAGGAATAGTCGTGCCTAGAAGTGTAATGTGGGCCGGCCTGCCTCAATACGACCCACATGGTGACCCGCTGTCGCGAagttgaaaatatttttgtacGTTATTAATAgtgttataatataataaaattagtGTTATTAATTGTTGTTACTTAAATAACAATactaattaaaatcaaaatatattaaTGTAATATTTTCCTATgacaattaatatatattagattGAACATTGAACATTTAAGCTTATGACAATTacattaaatatattaatttaaaatactaATTATTGCAATTGAGTcattgagtggcaatgactttgcatgtccctgacttcagGTTATGGGTTTTAGTCTTACCTCCTCCTAAATATTCATAAAGGAGGTGCGTGGGCTTGGTTTGTGCCTCCTACGTATCATTAGAACAATCATTATTCCGACTTTTTCGTTTATTTCCTCTACGAATGACTCGATCCCATAAATCAATTAATAAAGAGTATTAATATCAATGTCGAGACGCATAAGCTCTTTAAGTACAGTCTAATCACGGACAACTTTTAGTGGAGTAGTGTAGCTTTGTTCAGTAATAACCACATCTTCCAAATCTACAAGCGAACCGTCAGGAATCTAAAGAAGAAAATTGTAATGATGCGCCATTCATATTTCTAAAAATCCAACCTAGTTGAGCAGCTTGGACTCCTCTGGGAAGAAATGTGGTTGCACCTGATATCGGACACCATAACAGATCAACGTATTTGAAGGCATAATGATTGATGATGGAGAGAAATTAGAGAGGTGTGATAGATTATAGAGTTTGTGGTTAAAAATGTTTTAATTGAGTATTAATTGTAGATGTCATGTGGACCATACGTCCTCATAAACTACGCATTTATAGTTGTTATTAATGGTATTTTGATAGTTTaatgttatttaatttttatttaaatgagTTGACAAAATTGCTTCCAAAACTAGAGTTATATTATAGTTGTTATGGGGGCATTGTAGACATTTCAAAACAAAAGAGGCAAGCAAGCTAGCAGTTACTTTACCAGCTGGGCTGGAAATCCCAACCCAGCCCGTGACGCGTAATTCAATTCGGCCGAGCCATCCCAGGCTAACGGGCCTCCGGCCCGTTTGCCACCTCTAGTCTGGCCTTCAGAAATAGGTAGGAAAGACTCCACACACAAGCCGAAAAGTGAGTCTCAGCAAGACAACTCAAGTAAAAGACATTCACGAAATATATATGGTTTATAATTGTTCCCAGCTCAGCTGGCAGTTCTGCATAAATCAGAGACATTCGTTCATATTTCCATGAGGCTGCAACAGCAAAAGATAAGTAGAACCCATATCAAGAAGCATGTTGATCAAGCCATTATGGCTAAAAAGCATTGTGTTCGTCATGGTATAAGTTTATGCTGTAAAGTTTTACATCATACAAATCAGGCGTTAAAATTTGTCATACCCACAAGAAAGAACAGGCACTAGAACTAGTCGCAAACCGGAACCAAATTACAGACACTCGTTTTTGATGGTCACCATTTACAGAACTTCCGCACCAGCAACAAACCATTTATTACCAACAATGCCTCCTTCCTTCAATCAAGCCAAATTGATAGTTCTCTAGCCTTGTGCAAATCTCAAACAACTATTATTACAGTAGGCAAGAAACATGCGGATCTAGCTCACAAGAACAAACAGGGGTTTGTCTCCTAACCTTTCACGACCCTGATATAAGCCAAACAAGCGCATCAGGATATACATTCATACATGTAAATTCAGATGTCAACCTTATTCATGGTTAATGGCCAAAcaaaaaattgcagaaaagtTACAATCGATCTAGGCTAAATACGTGAGGTACCAAGAATCTTTAGGAAACAGTATTTACTATGGTTTCAAaagatttcttttttcctttaccTTGTGCTAAACGTTATATAGTGTGGCTACAAAACACATAAGATTGACACCTTATAAGTTACAGTGTGGCTAAGAGAACAGATGCGATAAGAAATGATTTCATTCTGAAGATAGTCGGGGCAGTTTTGAGGTAGGTGGAAGAGAGAGGCAAAAATAACGTCCCAAGGGCAGTGCAAAAGATATGCCAACCAGAATAGAGGTCATAACTTGAATAATAGCCAATGCAGAGGAGAAATTTTCACTTAACATCAGTGACAGATCCAATGCATGCCCACCCTCAacttttgacaaaaaattatcaaatatacTACTAAATGGtccaaatttcaaaataagcccatttatttttaataaaatcctaatagttttcttttaaaaaaattatttagtagTTCTTTTGTACATATAGTTGAAGTTTTAGAGATTTGATCTCTTGAACTTGGAAATTAGATAGCAAGATCCTCATATTAAtaagtgaatttttttattattttcttgttgaCGTGTTAGTAAATAGTCCTAAAAATTTTTCGAACCCCCGTTAACCTCTGCCCTAATTCCTATAAATTCCTAGCACTGCCACTAACCAAGCCCACCCTTAAAACAATTTTCTAGATCCACCCCTGCTTAACATACTCAGTTTGGCTACACAGGAATCATACATTCAATCTCCACTCAACCAATcttcataaaaagaaaagaaaagttattGAAGCATGAAAAAGAACTAATATAACTGAGATGCTATTAAGTCAGTGGGCACTCTCCCTTAAATGATAACTAGCCACTACAGGGCTAGAAACTAATGTCTCCTAAAAGAAACTTAGACATCCTACATTTCTCAGCTCTATAAAAGCCAAGTGTTAATGAGATCCATTTTTCACTCTCCTTCCGTTTGTAAATCATGGGAATATTATATACAATGCAATATAACAAGCAGAGACTGTGTCACCATTCTTCCCACCACTTTTCCTTTGAAATTTATAACTTCACTTATGACATTTTATTATACATGATATTTTACCATTGTCAAACTTttacttaattttgtttttacatATGTCCTTGATTTTACAGGGATATACGGAGTAGTACACGTCTCCTATTATGAAATTCCTTCATCAAACAATCTTTCATCACTCGAAGACTGAAATACACAGGGTTTTTTTATTCACTGTGGATGGAGATTGAACCCCTACCTAAGTGCAGGATGGGGAGGAGTTTGACCACTTGCTTGGTGGCGCACCACAAGGACTGAAATCCATATTAACATTAGATATAATGCTTAGGACCATAGAACTGCCCGATTGAACATAGTGAGCTATGATaaagagagaatatattctcaacAATTTAAAGTTCTAGTCATTAAGTAGGTTACTCGACAAAATTGTCAAGGGCCACACTAAAGCTCAAGGTAAGCCAAAAAAATTGGAGCTATTTCATAACTTAGGTAAAGATTCTCTTAAGATTCAGGACATACCTTGAGCTCTGGTAATTCAATAACACAGGCACACTCGACAACTTCAACCCCAACACGCTCTGCATAAACAAGTGGTATGATGTGAGCAAGCACAGTCTTATAAAtctaacaagaaaacaaaagcacTATCTCCATCAAACAGGTAGTGATAACAGAGAAATTGCCCAAGCTGGTAATGTAACAGTGTAAACAACAATGCTTTGTTCAATGTACCCAACGATTGGTACAACCACCCTTATACTTCAGGGGCATGATAGTAACCCTCTTTCCATGTCAATTGATTAAAGCTTCTCCAAATAATAATTCATGCAAAGGAAAACTAAAAAGAATCACCTTCGATACATAATCATATAGACAAGAAAATACATGTGAAAGAGATCATATTTAAGCACTACCGAGTAGCCTGATTGCAGCACACAATGTCCCTCCAGTTGCAATAAGATCATCTATTATCAAAGCACGCTCTCCTGCTTGAACAGCGCCTACATGCATCTCCATTATGTCTGTTCCATACTCCAATGAATATTCTTCCGAAATAACCTCCCCTGACAAGAAATATAAAAACACATGtaaaaataagaaacataaaaaaaaaagtagtcagaaattgcagaaaaatattTACTAAAATGCATATGGCCATTATAGCATTAAGCTCGTTAGAACAGAATACTACTATGTTTCCTTGAGATATATACTAGTGGACATCAGGTTGAGATCAAGAACTTGAAaacttaaattttaattatgacTGGTCATTAAAAGaatcaacaatttccttttcctGGCAAAAGAGATAACATACTTGTGGAGGAACTGCATTCCAGCTTTGTCACTATTTTTCAGAACTATATTCTGGAGTAATACATATGATTAATAGAAATTGTCTTGGAGTCACTATCATTATCTTGAACAATTATAAGTCAGAAAACAGGCATGCTTCAACTAGTAAAGACACAAAGTTACAATTTGAAGGGCTGAATTCTATAAGATTTGAGGATTGTAAAAATAATGGAGTTTATCTTTTATTCTAACGGAGAAAATAAATCGTTGCATTCTAATAAAGCATGCCTGTTTTCTGACTCATAATTTACACTTTATTGATCATACATGATAAAATTCATGAACTTCTTGATCAAGTTATGGATAAACTCATAAAAACAGAAGCACCTGAATCATCATCAAGTTACTGCAACTTATAAAAGAGCTGGAGCTAAGAATAAATTACAATTGCAATTGTGCTCCCAGATTAACTACCACTATCGCATGCTATGCAAACTTCCAAGAACTTAAAAAGAGTAGACAACTTATGAATAGAAATCAGAAAAAGGTACAATGATATACCAGGCAACTTTTTGGGTTTCCTCATGGGGACAAATTTTGCCCCAATAGCCATTGCAATAGGAGGTCCAAATATAAAACCTCTTGCTTCAATACCTGCATCATGCCATCAATGTCAGACAAATGGAAATTTATCCTACTTTCACTATAATTTAAAGGAAAATATGTGGATAGTTAAAAAGTCAACTGAATGATGAATCAGCATAAGTGCATAACTACCATGTCACAATCTTGTATCCTTACTCCATCATcataatattatttaattaatctcTTATTATCGTTGTCATGATCACCATCAAACTGACCAAACTCAAACTCGAGGTAGTGGAATTATGGAATTTACCCACAGAACATAAAAAATGTAGATAAAATCAGTtcacaaaaaaatcaataagtTTAATATGCATGAATCAGCACACGCCACACACAGTTAAGAAAATTGATAGTACGGTTAGAATTAAACTGAACTACAAATTAATACTTTCTCAGTGTTTTGAAAAATTTTCTTCCCATTCACAAAGAACTACTGAACCTACTTGGGCAAGAGAACTGGACCAACTGGTTCTTCTTTTCAAACAATGGCAAGCTATTGAAACAGAGAAACTGAGCCATGGGGCTCTCTTACACCAGAATTATACagtaaaaaaaactaataaaattgaAGCAAATCAAGAGGCACAATCAATTTCCATCCGCTACAATATTTTTCTTACTCACTAAAATATGctcctaaagccataatataaGGCTTCCTATAAATGCATGGTTGATTTTAGTTTCGCTGGTTTCCGAACTCTTGAAgcattgtttgtttctttttctctagATAGTCCAGAAAACAGCGTACAGCCACCACCCaaccttttcctttttccttgcaCAGCCTAAACTCCAGCATATGAGCAGCTCTAACACTCTTGGCATTACCTAATAGAACCCTGAACCAGTTGTACAGTAACCCAAAGACATAAGGCTACTTCATCAAAGGAAAAGAATGTTCTCCGTTTCATTTTTATCGTTTTTGCAGTTAGGGAAAAGTATTCAAGTTCAGGTATCTTTTACGCCCTTTCAACTAATACAATATTCAAAGGACAGAGTAAGGACTCTAGGAGATGCTACAAGAAACAAATCTAATTATAGTTCGCCAATTGCTTTATCTGTGAAACAAAAATGTCTTATCTGTGAGAGAACATGGATCACCTGCAACCACAGAGATATCTTTCCCCTTGTACCTCTCAACAAACAAATCAACAGTGTCCTTGAATGCCTTCGGGTCAAGCAGCAAAGTCGTTATATCTTGAAACAGAATCCCTGCCAAAACAAATTTTCACACAAACATTCTCACATAAGCGTTCCGATTAGCCCTATAAACTAAATAATAACTAAAACGCAAAAGCAGAGAGAGAAAGAGCACCCGGTTTAGGGAAATCTGGGATCACGCGAATTGCAGAGGCGATTCCTGCTACACGAGGATCCTTCCCATCTGTGGCACTTCCAGCCATTTTTCGATCTCCCATGGAGTCCCCACTCACTGCTCAGAAGTCGCACACACGCAGAGAGTGAGGGGAGTACAAGAGAGGCGAAGGTTCATATAATGACTAAATCACCCTTTCCTAAATATCTTTGCCTGAACGTCTTTATTACAATAATTACCACTCTTGACCTTAGTATAATTAATGGCGATAAAATATTGAATATGtaagcaaagaaaaaagacaaaacgCAAGTTACCGGAGCACTGTATAGGGACGAGTACGCGGCGGAGACTCCGCGGGAGAGTCAACGGTAAATGAAGACGAAGAGGAGGAGCAACGGTCAGACCGGAAAGTCGGTTTGGCGACGGAGCAGGGAGTCGCTGTGAGTCGAGTAACGGAGGAGAGACAGAAATTGAGGAGTGTAGAAGCACATTTCTCAGCATCGCTTTGGAGTTTACCGGTGACCGGATCGCAAAAAGAATGCGTATACCCaaatctttgttttttctttttctgctttCGTTTATCTTATTGCGTGACTACTGACTATGGTATCCGGGTCAGTTTTTTTTACGTAAATTTATTTGAGGTTAAGTCAACTTTTGATCACTAAAAAATATTCAAAGTTTCATTTTGATCACTCAAATAAAACGTTTCAAGTTGATTatctaaagattttttttatacagTTTGATTCGGACAGATTTGATGAAATTTAGGACAATCAAAAATTGATGGGACACTTTGACAAAATTCTGGAAATTTCAATTGAATAgtaaataattatataaaatagaagaaaaaaatagaaaaatcttCGAGATCTCTCAACTTACAAACCCAGACAAATCCGCATAATaacaatttattaaaaaataataacaatttaaaaatatttttgtcaCATCAGCATTGTGAACTGAATCATCATGCCGCGTAAGTAAAATTACAGTTTCATTTAACGTTCAAAGTGTCAAATTAGCATTTGACTACCCTAAATTTCATCAAATTTGTCCGAAAGACCaaattatatcaaaaaaaaatatttggatgaccaacttgaaacgttttatctttgggtgatcaaagtgaaattttgagtatctTTCAATGATCAAAAGTTTACTTGACTCAATTTATTTGGTTGGTTCTTGGTGGTTCGATCAATTTTTCCATCGATCCTCCCTCATTGATATACATTTGATAATAACCAATTAAACGGATGGTTTGATGATCGATTTAATTTggtcccattttttttttttttttggagaatccTGCTACCGACTAATAAGTGACTATGAACGTAACATCAACATGAGTCATGCTGATGTGTTTGTCTCTATCAACTCCAAAGTTGAAACCATCAAAGGCGGGGTTCATGGGGGCTGCTGTAGTTCTGTAGGTCTTTTGggcttcaaaacattttttatttattttttaaaaattatatatgtgtagtatttgGTCTAACGattccaacgacatattttttgttcgaaacaaaaatcaaattcatcgcgatcgaaacatcgaatgttttgagtttatattcgacGGTTCagaattgttatgcatttttcacattaaatttgatttttgtttcgaacaaaaaatatgtcgttggaatCGTTACTCCGAATACTAcacttatataattttttaaaataaaaataaaaatattttgcagCTCAAAAAGAGTTAC
Coding sequences:
- the LOC120009570 gene encoding adenine phosphoribosyltransferase 1-like, whose protein sequence is MLRNVLLHSSISVSPPLLDSQRLPAPSPNRLSGLTVAPPLRLHLPLTLPRSLRRVLVPIQCSVSGDSMGDRKMAGSATDGKDPRVAGIASAIRVIPDFPKPGILFQDITTLLLDPKAFKDTVDLFVERYKGKDISVVAGIEARGFIFGPPIAMAIGAKFVPMRKPKKLPGEVISEEYSLEYGTDIMEMHVGAVQAGERALIIDDLIATGGTLCAAIRLLERVGVEVVECACVIELPELKGRERLGDKPLFVLVS